The Ralstonia wenshanensis genome includes a region encoding these proteins:
- a CDS encoding glutamate cyclase domain-containing protein: MPAIDEINGRIVYYRPPPPPPPPPTPEQKQAAADAKTKTDAAIQTANTAVNDYINNGDDSKAAQAKLDKPLSDVINSVQNELRRQADEAPAGGEKKAIEDAADAIKKRDPDAKWLDKIVDDAKDAVEKQDPSQRTASEARDGVLDAQDKLQDAQNIKVTNRTIAEDKQDSINTAQANLDKAIQDFKTAIGGELSSYENFGSGDNLKAANDAADALAKAHPDWDEGSLAFARNIATADAIQYQINHINPNDPTLSAQDKALATNDPVQFACVQLARPHANDKNAEQIYEQIGAASYDVRVNYTKDQVAAKMKAGDAQGALKILSTNMNDVSVTSADPDARDHLYQVAGAPFFNAHSDYFNKQISDLTQVYKYNPDDPDANRKMADSTVKYDAVGNWMKDLAKVAPPEVANNLLTTVEDRFNDNGKWFQSNAGADTSGLVPHGSDFYGGLSLTAAVADSPRFASDQPSTDHAQQVANWLTTDSNAKSFLYSMQTSGSGGSMPSWVPVQNAVGDGNGATVTNALIQQHGKDLPNADMLQRAFDRGNEKVQQKQAEADYKTFQSDQNTGLKNIFGQMSKATFGKDTPLYNDKAQSFTGPDADTQLKNYIGGALMIQADNASAQSSGTTGTAWFTSGNSTKIIDEVNKKIHEVGGDNPTVKAIPIAYVDKSAGVMPTALFEVTDKNGGKPHYIDDRGWDYENLDDYRHNNALSDGGTIYVPKNLAGTVALDSKGIPDVDHFSAHITTTGQKIRHVVDIVAGVATAVGGVILSVGTFGGASIVGGAMVAVGTGWIVGESVDHLNTLADHGRSWSPTNPEAFNDWLAIVTSAAGEYSLAGKGVSALSEAAAASKMFTLTRSASDLVAGGGGIVMTGAQVKDLLMYGDRMSGEQKAESIMFLGLGLGQVGATRMLERVGLSQGTERVGLLNALKNNADRYRPTEMVSEPTTVAANDPANAGRPTTDPTTEPVITQANGKTNEPGDTTAGTEGKDGTTGKPGTDPIDPATGKPKTAGDPTTEPGKTGTPGDESNPTNTGPARPSRPLPGALDDLANPEVTLTSFTDTQKALDAGTQNALSQHADLLLDAENYRTSGTTAGRHPRGIGVRRLASALSKMSDEQRQLILSKAEFAHDTANIKDPVRMSWRQRMQLYRGKSSVFGRTADRIMSPVDRIQAMFIDRGIRNFFVKGGTEDAAAALMGKRILMVTGFTVGRDPTTGRMLPETDGPVGTGEKAATLAQAGYDITVATDSANMPVLQSVLDTYPGGHLVKLELFDAKRGQPARDAANELLDRVQPEAVVAIELPARNADGDYLNMRGISVADVNAPKDQIILEANKRKGIVTVGVGDGGNEAGMGSLRSKIPPVTLADGSTVDFASTVPVDFPVTAWNSNFGAQAILANMLRNMGRLDLMPKPEQLHAAIKASVDAGAVDGVSRKGEASVDGFASQVHQGMLVLLRNAMNHMPDGKTFDEATPNEPFTVAAFDSSNGGLIAAKNMLAIIKAETGEDLQMVPVVDHANAPYGPKSPDTLIRLVGNGLQTAQRLKAAMVAMACNTACTAFPKALDNVDVPVINLIDVTSRAMVEHGGDRPAVIATAGTVKSGAYQNRVAELTNGDITPQAVAAHKFADFVNDLKHKSDDPAVKAELQAASDKYVEELDPNTTSLWLCCTHYPAMKDFLVTSLQKRGMDIPVVDPMEYQARALLNEIGKSEWHTPSAAYSTDPYVVTSGKTGPVSESVQNLMERLNVPVKRVRRFGPGKTLDGTIPPNPRMEPTPISNAVMAMFNPDMARIENPKGVDNAAAALQDSNRILVLVGARNAHGAVDTDGIAGAAVFGHDMQASGKQVVYVVPHEAVPTLDAALQARGAAVNDYSIVPFDAAPGEPARTTAQDLINQESPDTIVSINVHGRNADGRYIDQNGNDVTDQTVPLDEVVAAGWKTDGVTTIGVGSRGHEAGMGNTRRTAPQVTLPDGTVVDPRSVVPADHYVSASNSNWGAHGLAASALKAAGRTDLLSTHQQHMDALQASANAGAVDGVTGRADPTVGGHDSNTYQTVVQMINLAAGKKPDVPPPAAANATGPKGPDGPSPDTPAAGTQASNSKPTEPSTPPIKTGEAGDDGNGTPPTEPDSAASAGEPKRKPWIRWIFAGSLTGAFSTAASSATLTGSAATHAVFDPSVTSPLSFMYRGSIAALRANKTRAINEQLGKLGTEDSASALAWLKANVRDQAGRWGLSKTDRAAIGEALDHFQANPDALTDALSKKDNPDAQPDRDVQRLHALTSAPAKLLSPKSPIGRANDTLQLLTLALNNGNTAYWFATHGAHLNTPSFWSNALFLSANLALSSRNFAGRLGATFNDKATNTSPWLNRAQAFTMSLYTVGSVPLAMNDALMHTNSPAMGATKAALDLAFGAGALRIAGDLMPKVGQRLPSNPMMPGGVILGVAAVTRFGIELFVPNQAAKPAVAQVQANGNGQDQNNQPIAAFPLPDMQGVSGDVLRANAPHALPSIGTATSPQYAIVGPGDTLWQLSAADAAKLLGTTGPASEPRTLAAFDKLPPMNSQFDWAALDGNPYTQGATGQDPDLVVPGDIVRIG, encoded by the coding sequence ATGCCCGCCATCGACGAGATCAACGGCCGCATCGTCTACTACCGTCCGCCGCCCCCGCCGCCGCCCCCACCCACCCCTGAGCAGAAACAAGCCGCCGCCGACGCCAAAACCAAAACCGACGCGGCCATCCAGACGGCCAACACGGCGGTCAACGACTACATCAACAACGGCGACGACTCCAAGGCCGCCCAGGCCAAGCTCGACAAGCCGCTTTCGGACGTCATCAACTCGGTACAGAACGAGTTGCGCCGGCAGGCCGACGAAGCGCCCGCTGGCGGCGAGAAGAAAGCCATCGAAGACGCAGCGGACGCCATCAAGAAACGCGATCCCGATGCCAAATGGCTCGACAAGATCGTCGACGATGCAAAAGACGCCGTAGAGAAGCAAGACCCGAGCCAGCGCACCGCATCGGAAGCGCGCGACGGCGTGCTCGATGCGCAAGACAAGCTGCAGGATGCGCAGAACATCAAGGTCACCAATCGGACCATTGCTGAAGACAAGCAGGACTCGATCAACACGGCGCAGGCCAACCTGGACAAGGCCATTCAGGACTTCAAGACCGCCATTGGCGGCGAGCTTTCAAGCTACGAGAACTTCGGCTCGGGCGATAACCTGAAGGCGGCTAACGACGCCGCCGATGCGCTGGCAAAGGCCCACCCCGATTGGGACGAGGGCAGCCTCGCGTTTGCCAGGAACATCGCCACAGCCGATGCGATCCAGTACCAGATCAACCACATCAACCCGAACGACCCGACGCTGTCGGCGCAGGACAAGGCGCTCGCCACGAACGATCCGGTGCAGTTTGCGTGCGTGCAGCTTGCGCGGCCGCACGCCAATGACAAGAACGCCGAGCAGATCTACGAGCAGATCGGTGCAGCCAGCTACGACGTGCGCGTGAACTACACCAAGGATCAGGTCGCGGCCAAGATGAAGGCGGGCGATGCGCAGGGCGCGCTGAAGATCCTGTCGACCAACATGAACGACGTGTCGGTCACCAGCGCCGACCCCGACGCGCGCGACCATCTGTACCAGGTGGCCGGCGCCCCCTTCTTCAACGCACACAGCGACTACTTCAACAAGCAGATCAGCGACCTCACCCAGGTCTACAAGTACAACCCCGACGACCCGGACGCCAATCGCAAGATGGCCGACAGCACGGTCAAATACGACGCCGTCGGCAATTGGATGAAGGACCTGGCCAAGGTGGCGCCACCCGAGGTGGCAAACAACCTGCTGACCACCGTAGAGGATCGCTTCAACGACAACGGCAAGTGGTTCCAGAGCAACGCCGGCGCCGACACGTCGGGACTCGTGCCCCACGGCTCGGACTTTTACGGCGGCTTGAGCCTGACGGCCGCCGTGGCCGATTCGCCGCGCTTTGCCAGCGACCAGCCAAGCACCGATCACGCCCAGCAGGTTGCCAACTGGCTGACCACCGACTCCAATGCCAAATCGTTCCTGTACAGCATGCAGACCTCCGGCTCGGGGGGGAGCATGCCGTCGTGGGTGCCGGTGCAGAACGCCGTGGGCGACGGCAACGGCGCCACCGTCACCAACGCGCTGATCCAGCAGCACGGCAAGGACTTGCCCAACGCCGACATGCTGCAACGCGCCTTTGACCGCGGCAACGAGAAGGTCCAGCAAAAGCAGGCGGAAGCCGACTACAAGACGTTCCAGTCCGACCAGAACACGGGGCTGAAGAACATCTTCGGGCAGATGTCCAAGGCCACCTTTGGCAAGGACACACCGCTCTACAACGACAAGGCGCAGTCTTTCACTGGCCCTGATGCCGACACGCAGCTCAAGAACTACATCGGCGGCGCGCTGATGATCCAGGCTGACAACGCCAGCGCGCAAAGCAGCGGCACCACCGGCACAGCGTGGTTCACCAGCGGCAACAGCACCAAGATCATCGACGAGGTCAACAAGAAGATCCACGAGGTGGGTGGCGATAACCCGACCGTGAAAGCCATTCCGATTGCCTACGTGGACAAGAGCGCAGGCGTGATGCCGACGGCGTTGTTCGAAGTCACCGACAAGAACGGGGGCAAGCCGCACTACATCGACGATCGCGGCTGGGACTACGAAAACCTCGACGACTACCGCCATAACAACGCCCTGTCTGACGGCGGCACGATCTACGTGCCGAAGAACCTTGCAGGCACTGTGGCGCTCGACAGCAAGGGCATTCCCGACGTCGATCACTTCAGTGCGCACATCACCACAACGGGGCAAAAGATCCGGCACGTTGTCGACATCGTGGCCGGCGTGGCCACGGCGGTGGGCGGGGTGATCCTGTCGGTGGGCACGTTCGGTGGCGCATCGATTGTGGGCGGCGCCATGGTGGCGGTGGGCACGGGGTGGATCGTTGGGGAGTCGGTCGACCACCTCAACACGCTGGCCGACCACGGCCGCTCGTGGTCGCCCACCAACCCCGAGGCCTTTAACGACTGGCTCGCCATCGTCACATCGGCAGCGGGTGAGTACAGCTTGGCGGGCAAGGGCGTGTCCGCGCTGTCGGAAGCGGCGGCGGCCTCAAAGATGTTCACGCTCACGCGCTCGGCTTCGGATTTGGTGGCCGGTGGCGGCGGCATCGTCATGACGGGCGCGCAGGTCAAGGACCTGCTGATGTACGGCGACCGGATGTCGGGCGAGCAGAAAGCCGAATCGATCATGTTCCTGGGTCTTGGCCTGGGCCAGGTGGGCGCCACGCGCATGCTCGAACGTGTTGGCCTGTCGCAAGGCACGGAGCGCGTCGGCCTGCTCAACGCCCTGAAGAACAACGCCGACCGCTACAGGCCCACCGAGATGGTGTCCGAGCCCACCACGGTAGCTGCCAACGACCCAGCCAACGCCGGCCGGCCCACAACCGACCCGACCACCGAGCCGGTCATCACGCAAGCCAACGGCAAGACCAACGAGCCGGGCGACACCACGGCCGGCACCGAAGGCAAGGACGGCACGACAGGCAAGCCGGGCACGGACCCGATCGACCCCGCCACCGGCAAGCCCAAGACCGCAGGCGACCCAACCACGGAACCCGGCAAAACGGGCACACCGGGCGACGAAAGCAATCCAACCAACACGGGACCTGCCCGCCCTTCGCGGCCGCTGCCCGGCGCTTTGGATGACCTCGCCAACCCGGAAGTCACGCTCACGAGCTTTACCGACACGCAAAAGGCACTCGACGCCGGCACGCAGAACGCGCTGTCGCAGCATGCCGACCTTCTGCTTGACGCAGAGAATTACCGTACCAGCGGGACCACCGCCGGCCGTCATCCGCGTGGCATTGGCGTGCGGCGCCTGGCCAGCGCGCTTTCGAAGATGAGCGATGAGCAGCGGCAACTCATCCTGAGCAAGGCCGAGTTCGCGCACGATACCGCCAACATCAAAGACCCCGTGCGCATGAGCTGGCGCCAGCGCATGCAGCTCTATCGCGGCAAGTCGTCGGTGTTCGGGCGCACGGCCGATCGCATCATGTCGCCGGTGGACCGCATCCAGGCGATGTTCATCGACCGCGGCATCCGCAACTTCTTCGTCAAGGGCGGCACCGAAGACGCCGCCGCCGCGCTGATGGGCAAGCGCATCCTGATGGTGACGGGCTTTACGGTGGGACGCGACCCCACAACAGGCCGCATGCTGCCGGAAACCGATGGCCCCGTCGGCACAGGCGAGAAAGCCGCCACGCTCGCGCAGGCCGGCTACGACATCACCGTTGCCACCGATTCGGCCAACATGCCCGTGCTCCAGTCGGTGCTCGATACCTATCCGGGCGGCCACCTCGTCAAGCTCGAGCTGTTCGATGCCAAGCGCGGCCAGCCCGCGCGCGATGCGGCCAACGAACTGCTCGACCGCGTACAGCCCGAAGCCGTGGTGGCCATCGAGCTGCCGGCGCGCAATGCCGACGGCGACTACCTGAACATGCGCGGCATCTCGGTTGCCGACGTCAATGCGCCGAAAGACCAGATCATTCTGGAAGCCAACAAGCGCAAGGGCATCGTCACGGTGGGCGTGGGCGACGGCGGCAACGAAGCCGGCATGGGCAGCCTGCGCAGCAAGATTCCGCCGGTCACGCTGGCTGACGGCAGCACAGTCGATTTTGCCTCGACGGTGCCGGTGGACTTTCCTGTCACGGCGTGGAATTCCAACTTTGGCGCGCAGGCCATCCTGGCCAACATGCTGCGCAACATGGGGCGGCTGGATCTCATGCCCAAGCCGGAACAACTGCACGCGGCCATCAAGGCTTCGGTGGATGCCGGTGCGGTGGATGGCGTGAGCCGCAAGGGCGAGGCCAGCGTCGACGGTTTTGCCTCGCAGGTGCACCAGGGCATGCTCGTGCTGCTGCGCAACGCCATGAACCACATGCCTGACGGCAAGACGTTTGACGAGGCCACGCCCAACGAACCCTTCACCGTTGCCGCCTTCGACTCCAGCAACGGCGGGCTGATCGCGGCCAAGAACATGCTGGCAATCATCAAGGCCGAAACGGGGGAAGACCTGCAGATGGTGCCGGTGGTGGACCATGCCAACGCGCCCTACGGCCCCAAGAGCCCCGACACGCTCATCCGCCTGGTGGGCAATGGCCTGCAGACCGCACAGCGCCTGAAGGCGGCCATGGTGGCCATGGCGTGCAACACCGCGTGTACCGCGTTCCCGAAAGCGCTGGACAACGTGGATGTGCCCGTCATCAACCTGATTGACGTGACCTCGCGCGCCATGGTCGAACATGGCGGTGACCGCCCGGCCGTCATCGCCACAGCGGGCACCGTCAAGAGCGGCGCATACCAGAACAGGGTCGCCGAGCTGACCAATGGCGACATCACCCCGCAGGCCGTGGCAGCCCACAAGTTTGCGGATTTCGTCAACGACCTCAAGCACAAGAGCGATGACCCGGCGGTGAAGGCAGAGCTGCAAGCCGCCTCGGACAAATATGTGGAGGAACTCGACCCGAACACCACATCGCTGTGGCTGTGCTGCACGCACTACCCGGCCATGAAGGATTTTCTCGTGACCTCGCTGCAGAAGCGCGGCATGGATATTCCCGTGGTCGACCCGATGGAGTACCAGGCCAGGGCGCTGCTCAACGAAATCGGGAAGAGCGAATGGCACACGCCGAGCGCGGCGTATTCCACCGACCCGTACGTGGTTACTTCCGGCAAGACCGGGCCCGTGAGCGAATCGGTGCAGAACCTGATGGAGCGCCTCAATGTGCCCGTGAAGCGCGTGCGCAGGTTCGGCCCCGGCAAGACGCTGGACGGCACCATCCCGCCGAACCCGCGCATGGAGCCCACGCCCATCAGCAACGCCGTGATGGCGATGTTCAACCCCGACATGGCGCGCATTGAAAACCCAAAGGGGGTCGACAACGCCGCCGCCGCGCTACAGGACAGCAACCGCATCCTGGTACTGGTCGGCGCCCGCAATGCGCATGGCGCTGTCGACACCGACGGCATTGCCGGCGCTGCCGTGTTTGGTCATGACATGCAGGCCTCGGGCAAGCAGGTTGTCTATGTGGTCCCGCACGAAGCGGTGCCCACACTCGATGCCGCGCTTCAGGCACGCGGCGCAGCGGTCAACGACTACAGCATCGTCCCGTTCGATGCGGCCCCAGGCGAGCCGGCACGCACCACCGCGCAAGACCTCATCAACCAGGAGTCGCCCGACACGATCGTCTCCATCAACGTTCACGGTCGCAACGCCGATGGCCGGTATATCGACCAGAACGGCAATGACGTCACTGACCAGACCGTGCCGCTGGACGAAGTGGTCGCAGCCGGCTGGAAGACCGATGGCGTGACCACCATCGGCGTAGGCTCGCGCGGGCATGAAGCCGGCATGGGCAACACGCGCCGCACGGCCCCGCAGGTGACGCTGCCCGACGGCACCGTGGTCGACCCCCGCTCGGTGGTACCGGCCGACCACTACGTGAGCGCATCCAACTCCAACTGGGGCGCGCACGGGCTTGCCGCATCTGCACTGAAGGCCGCCGGCCGCACGGATTTGCTCAGCACGCACCAGCAGCACATGGACGCGCTCCAGGCCAGTGCCAACGCCGGGGCGGTAGATGGCGTCACCGGCCGCGCCGATCCGACTGTGGGCGGACACGACAGCAACACCTACCAGACCGTTGTGCAGATGATCAATCTGGCCGCCGGCAAGAAACCTGACGTGCCCCCACCCGCGGCAGCAAACGCGACGGGGCCGAAGGGTCCGGACGGTCCGTCGCCGGACACGCCCGCCGCCGGCACGCAGGCCTCCAACAGCAAGCCCACGGAGCCCAGCACCCCGCCCATCAAGACCGGCGAGGCCGGAGACGATGGCAACGGCACCCCGCCCACCGAGCCGGACAGCGCCGCCAGCGCCGGAGAACCCAAGCGCAAGCCGTGGATCCGGTGGATCTTCGCGGGCTCGCTCACCGGGGCGTTCTCCACGGCTGCGAGTTCCGCCACGCTCACCGGGAGCGCCGCTACGCACGCGGTATTCGACCCGTCCGTCACGAGTCCGCTTTCATTCATGTATCGCGGCAGCATCGCGGCGCTGCGCGCCAACAAGACACGCGCGATCAACGAACAGCTTGGCAAGCTGGGGACCGAGGATTCCGCCTCGGCGCTGGCGTGGCTCAAGGCCAACGTGCGCGATCAGGCGGGCCGCTGGGGGCTGTCAAAAACAGACCGCGCGGCCATCGGTGAAGCGCTGGATCACTTCCAGGCCAACCCGGACGCCCTCACCGATGCGCTCAGCAAGAAAGACAACCCCGACGCCCAGCCCGACCGCGACGTGCAGCGCCTGCATGCGCTCACGAGCGCACCGGCAAAACTGCTGTCTCCGAAGAGCCCCATTGGCCGCGCCAACGACACGCTGCAACTGCTCACGCTTGCGCTGAATAACGGCAACACGGCCTACTGGTTTGCAACGCACGGTGCCCACCTGAACACACCGTCGTTCTGGAGCAATGCGCTGTTCCTGAGCGCCAACCTGGCGCTATCCAGCCGCAACTTTGCTGGCCGCCTGGGCGCCACGTTCAACGACAAGGCGACCAACACGAGCCCGTGGCTCAACCGTGCCCAGGCATTCACGATGTCGCTGTACACGGTCGGCTCCGTGCCCCTGGCGATGAACGACGCGCTCATGCATACGAACAGCCCGGCCATGGGCGCCACCAAGGCGGCGTTGGACCTGGCATTCGGGGCAGGCGCCCTGCGCATTGCCGGCGACCTGATGCCCAAGGTCGGCCAGCGCCTGCCAAGCAATCCCATGATGCCCGGCGGCGTGATCCTGGGTGTGGCGGCGGTCACGCGCTTCGGCATCGAGCTGTTCGTGCCCAACCAAGCGGCTAAGCCGGCCGTTGCGCAAGTGCAGGCCAATGGCAACGGGCAGGATCAGAACAATCAGCCCATTGCCGCGTTCCCGCTGCCCGACATGCAAGGCGTGAGCGGTGACGTGCTGCGCGCCAACGCTCCGCACGCGTTACCGTCGATCGGCACCGCCACGTCGCCGCAGTACGCGATCGTTGGCCCTGGCGACACGCTCTGGCAACTGAGCGCTGCCGATGCCGCCAAGCTGCTCGGCACCACGGGCCCGGCATCCGAGCCGCGTACGCTTGCTGCGTTCGACAAGCTGCCGCCGATGAACAGCCAGTTCGACTGGGCCGCGCTGGACGGCAATCCGTACACACAGGGCGCAACGGGGCAGGATCCGGATCTTGTCGTCCCGGGTGACATCGTGCGGATCGGATAA
- a CDS encoding EscU/YscU/HrcU family type III secretion system export apparatus switch protein, producing the protein MSEKQHKPTQRRLEDARREGEVVRSTDVTSALVFIGMLVLLWQGGPWLLERMRGLLIQNVTAVAQARDPAAAVRQALVSAGAEWILLSAAVLMLVTVLAVLGAFAQVGGMFAPKRLTPQMSRLNPGEGIQRMFSVRNLIGLAIMLFKVACLALTLFVVIRGSLALPLQAGYGRPAAILAVVAHLVLVLFGWAAVVYVLMAALDYWHVRFEFFKKNRMSTEELRREHRELQGDPHIVGRRRQLALEVQYSALEDRMRIATAIVFSARHAVALYYPGDGTLPMVIAKGSGESVQRIRQMAEYHLVPTAANAGLAERLHDTVPMDTTIDRTLFRDVAALLRWAEGADAVGNPYVSSTS; encoded by the coding sequence ATGAGCGAGAAACAGCACAAGCCTACCCAGCGCCGGCTGGAAGACGCACGGCGCGAAGGCGAAGTCGTTCGCAGTACGGACGTGACCAGCGCGCTTGTCTTTATCGGGATGCTCGTGCTGTTGTGGCAAGGCGGGCCGTGGTTGCTCGAACGCATGCGCGGCTTGCTGATACAAAACGTGACTGCCGTGGCGCAGGCCCGCGACCCGGCTGCGGCGGTGCGGCAGGCATTGGTATCGGCAGGGGCGGAATGGATTTTGTTGAGCGCAGCCGTGCTGATGCTGGTGACCGTGCTGGCGGTGCTGGGCGCGTTTGCCCAGGTGGGCGGCATGTTCGCGCCCAAACGCCTGACGCCGCAAATGTCACGGCTCAATCCTGGGGAAGGCATCCAGCGCATGTTCTCGGTGCGCAACCTGATCGGCCTGGCCATCATGCTGTTCAAGGTCGCTTGCCTGGCGCTGACGCTGTTCGTCGTGATTCGCGGGTCATTGGCGTTGCCGCTGCAGGCGGGCTACGGGCGGCCTGCGGCCATCCTGGCCGTGGTGGCGCATCTGGTTCTTGTGCTGTTCGGCTGGGCGGCGGTGGTGTACGTGCTGATGGCTGCGCTCGACTACTGGCACGTGCGTTTCGAATTCTTCAAGAAGAACCGCATGTCTACTGAAGAACTGCGCCGTGAGCACCGCGAGTTGCAGGGCGATCCGCATATCGTGGGGCGCCGCCGCCAGCTTGCATTGGAGGTGCAATACAGCGCGCTGGAAGATCGCATGCGTATTGCCACTGCCATCGTGTTCAGTGCGCGGCACGCGGTGGCGCTGTATTACCCCGGCGATGGCACGTTGCCGATGGTGATCGCCAAGGGCAGCGGCGAGTCCGTGCAGCGCATCCGGCAGATGGCCGAATACCACCTCGTGCCGACCGCAGCCAACGCCGGCCTGGCGGAGCGCCTGCACGACACCGTACCGATGGATACCACCATTGACCGCACGCTGTTCCGCGACGTGGCCGCGCTGCTCCGCTGGGCTGAAGGTGCGGATGCGGTGGGTAACCCGTACGTGTCGTCAACCTCCTGA
- a CDS encoding LysR family transcriptional regulator has protein sequence MNLRFLETFVWVARLRSFRLTADKLFTTQASISARIAALEEELGVRLFDRDTRGVQLTPDGHKVLEYADRMVSTLHQLQAAVAQRPGFEGRVRVGAMDSVIHTWLSPLIARTAEMFPALEIELVADSAMHLVEQLQKGALDIAFQTDLLRAESVRNVQLAQYPIHWVVATNSRLAHPYGSLGELARERLITFVRNSRPHQDMLNLLHLSGVESPRVNCVNSVAAMTRLVGDGFGVGALPTVLVRDRIESGALTVLEVEPALPALPIIASWRAGAGLEVHEAIVGLARTMAREFCLSVGPRYAIAEEVERNTEAA, from the coding sequence ATGAACCTACGTTTTCTGGAAACCTTTGTCTGGGTGGCGCGGCTGCGCAGTTTCCGCCTCACCGCAGACAAGCTGTTCACCACGCAGGCATCGATTTCTGCGCGCATTGCCGCGCTGGAAGAAGAGCTTGGCGTACGCCTGTTTGACCGCGACACACGCGGGGTGCAACTCACGCCCGATGGCCACAAGGTGCTGGAATATGCAGACCGCATGGTGAGCACGCTGCACCAGTTGCAGGCGGCGGTGGCACAGCGCCCGGGCTTTGAAGGGCGCGTGCGGGTCGGGGCGATGGACAGCGTCATCCATACGTGGCTCTCGCCGCTCATTGCGCGCACGGCCGAGATGTTTCCCGCGTTGGAAATCGAACTCGTGGCCGACAGCGCGATGCACCTCGTCGAGCAGCTACAGAAGGGCGCGCTCGACATTGCCTTCCAGACCGATCTGCTGCGCGCCGAAAGCGTGCGCAACGTGCAGCTCGCGCAGTACCCGATCCATTGGGTGGTGGCCACCAACTCGCGGTTGGCGCACCCATACGGCAGCCTGGGCGAACTTGCGCGCGAACGGCTCATCACCTTCGTGCGCAACTCCCGGCCGCATCAGGACATGCTCAACCTGCTGCACCTGAGCGGGGTGGAATCACCGCGCGTGAACTGCGTGAATTCGGTGGCCGCCATGACGCGCCTGGTGGGCGATGGCTTTGGCGTGGGCGCGTTGCCCACCGTGCTGGTGCGGGACCGCATTGAGAGCGGGGCGTTGACGGTGCTGGAAGTGGAGCCGGCGTTGCCCGCCCTGCCGATCATCGCGTCGTGGCGCGCGGGGGCGGGGCTGGAGGTGCACGAAGCCATCGTCGGCCTGGCGCGCACGATGGCGCGTGAGTTCTGCCTCTCGGTCGGGCCGCGCTACGCCATTGCCGAGGAAGTCGAGCGCAACACGGAAGCCGCCTAA
- the sctT gene encoding type III secretion system export apparatus subunit SctT, protein MEGLFRQALLVMPRLLPIMFIVPVFSGRVVTGMVRSGLIAILAVFVAPSMEGAAMNVQGGGLWMALALKEALIGVLLGMAFGALLWAIENVGHLIDFQTGSGNASFFDPVAGHESGPTASFLGFMAVTLFVTGGGLHVMLGAFFESYKLWPIERMLPSASVALEQFAVHEADSVLGWTLKLAAPVIIVLVVAELGIGLINRSVPQLNVFLFAQPVKSLLAVLMMVLFLGFVFESLRTFLAGNGEMVWLLRALLHSPGA, encoded by the coding sequence ATGGAAGGCCTGTTCCGGCAGGCGCTGCTGGTGATGCCACGTCTGCTGCCCATCATGTTCATCGTGCCGGTGTTCAGCGGACGGGTGGTGACGGGCATGGTGCGCAGCGGCTTGATTGCCATCCTCGCGGTGTTCGTGGCGCCCTCCATGGAGGGCGCGGCCATGAACGTGCAGGGCGGCGGGCTGTGGATGGCGCTCGCGCTCAAGGAAGCGCTGATCGGCGTTCTGCTCGGCATGGCCTTTGGCGCGCTGCTTTGGGCCATCGAGAACGTCGGCCACCTGATCGACTTCCAGACCGGCTCGGGCAACGCGTCCTTCTTCGATCCCGTGGCGGGGCACGAGAGCGGGCCGACCGCCAGCTTTCTCGGCTTCATGGCCGTCACGTTGTTCGTCACGGGCGGCGGACTGCACGTGATGCTTGGTGCGTTCTTCGAGTCGTACAAGCTTTGGCCGATCGAACGCATGCTGCCCAGCGCGTCGGTCGCGCTGGAGCAGTTTGCCGTGCACGAGGCCGATAGCGTGCTCGGCTGGACCCTCAAACTGGCCGCACCCGTGATCATCGTGCTGGTGGTGGCGGAGCTGGGTATCGGGCTGATCAACCGCTCTGTGCCGCAGCTGAACGTGTTCCTGTTTGCTCAGCCGGTGAAGAGCCTGCTGGCCGTGCTGATGATGGTGCTGTTCCTCGGCTTTGTCTTTGAATCGCTGCGCACCTTCCTGGCCGGCAACGGCGAGATGGTCTGGCTGTTGCGCGCGCTGCTGCACAGCCCCGGCGCATGA